From a single Arthrobacter sp. SLBN-112 genomic region:
- a CDS encoding GNAT family N-acetyltransferase, which yields MRFTFRSMEPDRDAPLVHGWVTRPYASFWGMLSASVRDVAEEYAKIQASGHHHALLGLDGGVPAFLTEEYLPASSPLAGLYPVRPGDVGMHLLVAPPSAAPEPGYTAAVMDAVLARLFARPEVERVVVEPDVRNTRIHALYGRLGFQPAGVVALPDKDALLGFCSRPGYQAARARLEPNNPLSTSPVPVPEGAL from the coding sequence ATGAGGTTCACCTTCCGCAGCATGGAACCTGACAGGGACGCGCCGCTGGTGCACGGGTGGGTCACCAGGCCCTACGCCTCGTTCTGGGGGATGTTATCTGCCAGCGTCCGGGATGTGGCCGAGGAATACGCGAAGATCCAGGCGAGCGGTCACCACCATGCCCTGTTGGGGCTCGACGGCGGCGTCCCCGCCTTCCTGACCGAGGAGTACCTCCCGGCGTCCTCGCCCCTGGCCGGCCTCTATCCCGTGCGCCCCGGTGACGTGGGGATGCACCTGCTGGTGGCGCCGCCGTCGGCCGCTCCGGAGCCGGGCTACACCGCAGCGGTGATGGACGCGGTCCTTGCCCGGTTGTTCGCCCGGCCGGAGGTGGAACGCGTGGTGGTGGAACCGGACGTCCGCAACACCAGGATCCACGCCCTCTACGGCCGTCTCGGCTTCCAGCCGGCCGGGGTGGTGGCGCTGCCGGACAAGGACGCGCTCCTGGGCTTCTGCAGCCGCCCCGGCTACCAGGCCGCACGCGCCCGGCTGGAACCCAACAACCCCCTCAGCAC